From a region of the Leishmania braziliensis MHOM/BR/75/M2904 complete genome, chromosome 2 genome:
- a CDS encoding histone H4 has protein sequence MAKGKRSADAKGSQKRQKKVLRDNIRGITRGCVRRMARRGGVKRISGDLYEEVRRVLKAYVEDIVRCSTAYTEYARKKTVTASDVVNALRKRGHILYGYA, from the coding sequence ATGGCCAAGGGTAAGCGCTCCGCTGACGCCAAGGGCAGCCAGAAGCGCcagaagaaggtgctgcgcgacaacatccgcggcatcacgcgcggctgcgtccgccgcatggcgcgccgcggtggcgtgaAGCGCATCTCGGGCGACCtctacgaggaggtgcgccgcgtaCTGAAGGCCTACGTGGAGGAcattgtgcgctgcagcacggcctACACCGAGTACGCGCGCAAGAAGACAGTGACGGCGAGCGATGTCGTGAacgcgctgcgcaagcgcggCCACATCCTGTACGGCTACGCGTAA